From Pontibacter actiniarum, a single genomic window includes:
- the mdh gene encoding malate dehydrogenase, producing MKVTVVGAGNVGATCADVLAYREIANEVVLVDIKEGFAEGKALDIWQKAPINLYDTRTVGVTNDYSKTAGSDVVVITSGLPRKPGMTRDDLISTNAGIVQSVTENIVKHSPDAIIIVVSNPLDVMTYAAHITSKLPRTKVMGMAGILDTARYRAFLAEALNVSPKDIQAVLMGGHGDTMVPLPRYTTVGGIPVTELIEEDKLNAIVDRTKNGGGELVKLMGTSAWYAPGSAAAQMVEAIVRDQRRVFPVCVKLEGEYGIDGVYLGVPVILGKNGIEKIIELQLNEDEKQLLETSRGHVKEVMDALDNMSSKA from the coding sequence ATGAAAGTAACCGTAGTTGGAGCAGGTAACGTTGGGGCTACATGCGCCGATGTGCTGGCTTATCGCGAAATTGCGAACGAAGTAGTACTAGTGGATATTAAAGAGGGTTTTGCTGAAGGTAAGGCACTCGACATCTGGCAGAAAGCGCCAATCAACCTTTACGATACGCGCACTGTAGGTGTAACAAACGATTACAGCAAAACGGCTGGCTCTGATGTAGTAGTAATTACCTCCGGCCTGCCACGCAAGCCAGGTATGACCCGCGACGACCTGATCTCTACCAACGCTGGTATCGTGCAGTCGGTAACAGAGAACATTGTAAAGCACTCTCCTGACGCGATCATCATCGTGGTTTCTAACCCACTGGACGTGATGACTTACGCAGCGCACATCACTTCTAAGCTGCCACGCACGAAGGTAATGGGTATGGCCGGCATCCTGGATACGGCACGTTACCGTGCGTTCCTGGCTGAGGCACTGAACGTATCTCCTAAAGACATCCAGGCGGTGTTGATGGGTGGCCACGGCGATACCATGGTTCCGCTTCCGCGCTACACTACCGTGGGCGGTATCCCGGTTACAGAGCTGATCGAAGAAGATAAACTGAACGCTATCGTTGACCGCACCAAGAACGGTGGCGGCGAGTTGGTGAAACTGATGGGTACTTCTGCCTGGTATGCACCGGGTTCAGCAGCTGCCCAGATGGTGGAGGCGATCGTGCGCGACCAGCGCCGTGTGTTCCCGGTTTGCGTGAAGCTGGAAGGCGAGTACGGCATTGACGGTGTATACTTGGGTGTACCGGTTATACTTGGCAAAAACGGTATCGAGAAGATCATCGAACTGCAGCTGAACGAGGACGAGAAGCAACTGCTGGAAACTTCTCGCGGCCACGTGAAAGAGGTGATGGACGCGCTGGACAACATGTCTTCCAAAGCGTAA
- a CDS encoding Pycsar system effector family protein — translation MDGIKLILETAAHVRGLFQEHKDISLPYHSIKHTEDVVAAVERISGYYTLNELDYLAVKLGAWLHDVGYLFTSEEEHVQKSAELADAFLASKGALPELRARVEECILATHVPQEPKSLPAQILCDADLFHLGTKDFLLKNEQVRQEAELRTERQIQEEVWTRASIQFLERHGYHTDFCKQALQEGKKQNLESLQQQEHTFVAGAEVKEEDTQKKDKKKKDKKPERGIETMFRIMSNNQIRLSDMADSKAQILLTISSIIVSLLVSVVFRKLEEEPRLIIPTIILTLTSLVTVVFTILVTLPKLTQGRFSQEDIKQKRANLLFFGSYHNMPVDEYEWAIKQVMDDPDYLYGSLIRDHYNLGVVLERKYRKLRVAYIVFMFGFIVSVASFIVAHLVIGG, via the coding sequence ATGGATGGAATAAAACTGATTTTAGAAACCGCGGCGCACGTAAGGGGCCTCTTTCAGGAGCATAAGGATATATCCCTGCCTTATCACTCCATAAAACATACGGAAGATGTCGTAGCGGCAGTAGAGCGGATTTCCGGTTATTATACTTTAAACGAGTTGGACTACCTGGCTGTGAAGCTGGGGGCATGGCTCCATGATGTTGGATACTTGTTTACATCCGAGGAGGAGCATGTGCAGAAAAGTGCTGAGCTGGCGGATGCTTTCCTTGCTTCTAAAGGAGCGCTGCCGGAGCTGCGGGCACGGGTAGAAGAGTGCATACTGGCCACCCACGTACCTCAGGAACCCAAATCTTTGCCGGCACAGATCCTTTGCGATGCAGACCTGTTTCATCTAGGCACCAAGGATTTTCTGCTCAAAAACGAGCAGGTAAGGCAGGAGGCTGAGCTGCGTACGGAGCGCCAGATTCAGGAAGAAGTATGGACACGGGCCTCTATTCAGTTTCTGGAGCGCCACGGCTACCACACCGACTTTTGCAAACAGGCGCTGCAGGAGGGCAAGAAACAAAACCTGGAAAGCCTGCAGCAACAGGAGCATACCTTTGTTGCCGGGGCAGAGGTAAAAGAAGAGGATACGCAGAAGAAGGACAAGAAGAAGAAAGACAAGAAGCCGGAGCGTGGCATCGAGACCATGTTCCGGATTATGTCTAACAACCAGATACGCCTAAGCGACATGGCCGATAGCAAGGCGCAGATACTGCTTACGATCAGCTCCATTATTGTGTCGTTGCTGGTGTCAGTGGTATTCCGAAAGTTGGAGGAGGAGCCGCGGTTAATCATACCTACTATTATTCTTACGCTCACTTCCCTGGTAACAGTGGTGTTTACCATTCTTGTCACGCTGCCTAAACTAACCCAGGGCCGCTTTAGCCAGGAGGATATAAAACAGAAACGCGCTAACTTATTGTTCTTCGGGAGTTACCACAACATGCCTGTGGACGAGTATGAGTGGGCGATAAAGCAGGTGATGGATGACCCGGACTACTTGTACGGCAGCCTGATCCGGGACCACTACAATTTGGGCGTGGTGCTGGAGCGCAAGTACAGGAAGCTGCGGGTGGCGTATATCGTGTTCATGTTCGGCTTTATAGTGTCGGTGGCTTCTTTTATTGTGGCCCACCTGGTGATAGGGGGCTGA
- a CDS encoding BamA/TamA family outer membrane protein, with translation MISKNKLYHTLVLLSGLLLTGTCALAQGQQTLQQDSITVAIAPGYDSVKQAHRFWFGENYRKLWATPVKMRVFRLSNEKGGLRITKKGGGQQTKSLRLEDPSGNEWVLRTIQKDPEKALPEYLRATVAKDIVQDQISAAHPYGALVVPPLAEALDILHANPEIVYLPDDPALGAYQKEFANAVYLFEEREPVAPGLDTDNTEKVLEELKEDNDTRVNQRAVLRARLLDFVIGDWDRHEDQWRWRQLDDADSNKLYAPIPRDRDQVFFTNEGVIPKIGSRKWIMPKFQGFDREIRDIKGFNFNARYFDRSFLTHLGEQDWREEIKYVQQQLTDELIRKAVQRMPKPIYEQSGEETIQKLIARRNDLENQAMEYYRFLAEEVDIPGSDKHEEFNLTYQPGGNIDLKVYKIKKEGKRDKLLMQRTFNPDITDELRLYGRGDEDLFTVEGDAKSDIKVRLIGGGKADTFQVADNFRNKRRLLIYDRKDEQNTLPEGSVAKLKLANDTVVNSYNSRSFEYDVLMPLATVGYNLDDGILLGAGFQFTKHGFRREPYAAKHRLVIGHALATNAFFGSYEAEFPKLVGQYDLGLELDARAPNNTSNFFGVGNGTEFLDITDKRIRYYRTRYDFIEAQATLQCLLTPKFKAYAGITGQFFSMNPEDNEGRFINVYSEQNPGQDLFGSKYYGGLIGGFTLDTRDNSIMPTQGIFWDTNLRGITQFNGDEDKYGRLQSEIGVYFSLGNNFVVANRVGGGATFGDAAFFQLLYLGGTQNLRGYRNFRFAGEQMLYHNIELRLKLFDFNSFLFPGSFGLIGFNDVGRVWADYGDHDSGWHDGFGGGVYVSPAELILLHGVVGFSEDGALPYFSVGFRF, from the coding sequence ATGATATCCAAAAATAAGCTATACCATACCCTTGTGCTGCTGTCCGGCCTGCTGCTGACAGGCACGTGTGCTTTGGCTCAGGGGCAGCAAACGCTACAGCAGGACAGTATAACCGTGGCCATTGCCCCCGGGTATGATTCGGTAAAGCAGGCGCACCGCTTCTGGTTTGGCGAGAACTACCGCAAGCTTTGGGCAACGCCGGTGAAGATGCGCGTCTTCCGGTTGAGCAATGAGAAAGGGGGGCTCCGTATTACCAAGAAAGGTGGCGGCCAGCAAACAAAATCGTTGCGCCTGGAGGACCCCAGCGGAAACGAATGGGTGCTCCGCACTATCCAGAAAGATCCTGAAAAGGCCTTGCCCGAGTACCTGCGGGCTACGGTAGCCAAAGATATCGTGCAGGACCAGATTTCTGCTGCACACCCTTATGGCGCTCTGGTTGTGCCGCCACTGGCTGAGGCGCTCGATATTTTGCATGCCAACCCGGAGATAGTTTACCTGCCCGACGACCCTGCATTGGGTGCCTACCAGAAGGAGTTTGCCAATGCGGTGTACTTGTTCGAGGAGCGCGAGCCTGTGGCTCCGGGCCTCGATACAGACAATACCGAAAAGGTGCTGGAGGAGCTGAAAGAAGATAACGATACACGCGTAAACCAGCGGGCAGTGCTGCGGGCAAGGCTGCTGGATTTCGTGATCGGCGACTGGGACCGGCACGAAGATCAGTGGCGCTGGCGGCAGTTAGATGATGCGGACAGTAACAAACTGTATGCGCCCATCCCCCGCGACCGCGATCAGGTGTTTTTCACCAACGAAGGTGTGATTCCGAAGATCGGTTCCAGAAAATGGATTATGCCGAAGTTCCAGGGCTTTGATCGTGAGATACGGGACATCAAAGGGTTTAACTTTAACGCCCGCTACTTCGACCGCAGCTTTCTGACGCACCTTGGCGAGCAGGACTGGCGCGAGGAAATAAAGTATGTGCAGCAGCAGCTTACCGATGAACTGATCAGAAAAGCTGTGCAGCGTATGCCGAAGCCGATCTATGAGCAGTCAGGAGAGGAGACCATCCAGAAACTAATAGCCCGCCGAAACGATCTGGAGAACCAGGCAATGGAGTACTACCGCTTTCTGGCTGAAGAAGTGGACATTCCCGGATCAGACAAGCACGAAGAGTTTAACCTGACCTACCAGCCAGGCGGGAACATTGACCTGAAGGTATACAAGATCAAGAAAGAGGGCAAGCGCGATAAGCTGCTGATGCAGCGTACCTTTAACCCAGATATTACCGACGAGCTAAGGTTATACGGCCGCGGTGACGAAGACCTGTTCACGGTGGAGGGCGATGCCAAATCTGATATTAAGGTGCGCCTGATTGGAGGAGGGAAGGCCGATACGTTCCAGGTGGCTGATAATTTCCGGAATAAACGCCGCCTGCTTATCTATGACCGCAAAGATGAGCAGAACACCTTGCCTGAAGGTAGTGTGGCCAAGCTGAAGCTGGCAAACGATACCGTGGTGAACAGCTACAACAGCCGCAGCTTCGAGTATGATGTGCTGATGCCGCTGGCAACGGTAGGCTATAACCTGGACGATGGTATTCTTCTGGGAGCCGGTTTTCAGTTCACGAAGCACGGCTTCCGCAGAGAGCCTTATGCCGCTAAACACCGCCTGGTTATAGGGCATGCCCTGGCAACAAACGCTTTTTTCGGAAGCTATGAGGCAGAATTTCCTAAATTGGTGGGCCAGTATGACCTGGGGCTGGAGCTGGATGCCCGGGCGCCAAATAACACGAGCAACTTCTTTGGAGTAGGCAACGGCACGGAGTTTCTGGATATCACGGATAAAAGAATTCGCTACTACCGCACCCGCTACGACTTTATAGAGGCGCAGGCCACGCTGCAATGCCTGCTCACGCCAAAGTTCAAAGCATATGCAGGTATAACCGGTCAGTTCTTCAGCATGAACCCTGAGGATAATGAAGGGCGCTTTATAAACGTGTATAGCGAGCAAAACCCGGGGCAGGACCTCTTTGGCAGTAAATACTACGGTGGCCTGATCGGTGGCTTTACCCTGGATACCCGCGATAACAGCATAATGCCGACGCAGGGTATTTTCTGGGATACCAATTTGCGCGGCATTACGCAGTTTAATGGCGATGAAGACAAGTATGGCCGACTGCAGTCTGAAATTGGGGTATACTTTAGCTTAGGAAATAATTTTGTTGTGGCTAACCGGGTAGGTGGTGGCGCAACGTTTGGCGATGCAGCTTTCTTTCAGTTGTTATACTTGGGAGGCACGCAAAACCTGAGAGGCTACCGTAACTTTCGCTTTGCCGGCGAGCAAATGCTGTACCACAACATAGAGCTACGCCTGAAGCTGTTTGATTTTAACTCCTTCCTGTTTCCGGGCTCGTTTGGCCTGATAGGGTTTAACGATGTTGGGCGCGTGTGGGCCGACTATGGCGACCATGACAGCGGCTGGCACGACGGCTTTGGCGGAGGAGTTTATGTGTCTCCTGCTGAGCTGATCTTACTGCACGGGGTAGTAGGCTTCTCGGAGGACGGAGCGTTGCCATACTTTTCGGTTGGCTTCCGTTTTTAA
- a CDS encoding rhomboid family protein — MSIINDIKSAFRQPNNTLKQLILINVIVFVVLIITRTILVLTSGSWVYNIIMRFLALNSDPLVFITRPWTLITYFFTHEGFLHIIFNMLNLYWFGQLLREYLGDRKLLSLYVLGGVAGGALYMLSYNFVPYFADRAAFSFMIGASASVLAIVVGAATLLPNFAFNLILIGPVKIKYIAAFLVLLSISGAVGDNAGGNIAHIGGALIGWIFIKQLQRGNDMGRPVLAVTDFFGNLFKRKPKLKITHRRFTGGSAKPNGSRASSGPGTPSQNEIDRILDKISSSGYESLSKEEKQKLFQASQKE, encoded by the coding sequence AACCCAACAATACACTCAAGCAGCTCATACTCATCAACGTGATTGTGTTTGTGGTGCTGATCATCACACGCACCATCCTGGTCCTGACCAGCGGGTCGTGGGTGTACAACATCATCATGCGTTTCCTGGCGCTGAACTCCGATCCGCTCGTGTTCATTACCCGCCCCTGGACATTGATCACCTACTTCTTTACCCATGAGGGCTTTTTACACATCATCTTCAACATGCTCAACCTGTACTGGTTCGGGCAGCTGCTGCGCGAGTACCTCGGCGACCGCAAGCTGCTGAGCCTGTACGTGCTGGGCGGTGTAGCCGGCGGCGCGCTCTACATGCTGAGCTACAACTTTGTGCCGTACTTTGCAGACCGTGCGGCCTTCTCTTTTATGATCGGGGCCTCGGCGAGTGTGCTGGCGATTGTAGTGGGGGCGGCTACCCTGCTGCCGAACTTTGCCTTTAACCTGATCCTGATCGGCCCTGTTAAGATCAAGTACATCGCGGCTTTTCTGGTGCTGCTTTCTATTTCGGGGGCTGTGGGCGATAATGCGGGCGGTAATATCGCTCACATTGGCGGTGCCCTGATCGGCTGGATCTTTATTAAGCAGCTGCAGCGCGGCAACGACATGGGCCGGCCGGTGTTGGCGGTCACAGACTTCTTCGGCAACCTCTTTAAGCGCAAGCCAAAGCTCAAGATCACGCACAGGCGTTTTACCGGCGGCAGCGCCAAGCCCAATGGGAGCAGAGCCAGCAGCGGCCCCGGCACACCGAGCCAGAATGAGATAGACCGCATCCTCGACAAGATCTCGAGCTCCGGCTACGAGAGCCTCTCGAAGGAGGAGAAGCAGAAGCTTTTCCAGGCAAGCCAAAAAGAATAA